TGCCATCAATTCTTTCAGGGAGTTGGTCAATCTGTCTTTCTAGCCCTGTCCTAATTAATCTAATGGGTCCTTCTTGGAGCTTTCTATGCTTGGGGCCACTGACCTTTTCTAGCCCAAGCCAGAGTAATGCTGATATGCCAGCATTGGGTCTCTTCTAATTCATTTCAAGTAATAACAAGGAGTCTATAAACTggctctgtattttttttttaaaagaatgaataCGCTTGTACAAATGTATCCAAATGGTCTACTTTATAATATAAATGCAATATTCACTAGTAAAGTATTATTGTATTATTTGCTTCTATTTATTAATAATCACAGCAGAAATCATTCATTGAACAAATAGGATACCTGTTCCATATTTcattctctagagcagggatgtcaaacataaggcccacaggctagATGTGGACCCCAGAAGCTATTTCTCTggtccctgttataattgggctctctcatatattGAAATGATATCTCTCgcatataattgggctctcttatatcttgacccttgaaacaagatttgcacattttctcttctggcatttgcagctaatgagtttttacgtgagaacaaagtgcttatttctggccatcatctgtttaatgatgccgcttcctgcttaatgatgtcacttccagcccccagcggtcaccatgaatgctatttggcccactgtatgaaacaagtttgacacgcttgctctagagcaggcgtctccaaaccctggcccaggggccagatgcggcccgcagcaagcctctttccggcccacggccaacctcttgtcccctgaaagcctctggcccactcaactgaacatgaccagaactgtgctctgattgtgtctggagggtgttaaggcccagagaggttgaatgaatgagcccattcattcatttattcattcatctaagttccatccctaatttatttatttaattttttatttaattttttttccggccctccacatcaCGGCAGATATTTTatgtgaccctctggccaaaatgtttggacacccctactctagagaTTCCTAATAGCTACCTCTTGACTGTACCAACCATGGCTTCCATCTTTTCTCATTGCTTCTGCTGTGCAATATTGTCCCATAGGGAAGATTTATCTTTCAACATTGTGGCCAGAGAAAAGATCAGTGCCTCTGTACCTTTAATGACTGTACGGAAAAGGAAGTTCCAGCAGGGGTAGCATTTTTTGTGCGTGACAGCATAGTATGTAtcatctcctccctccccacagggCATCCAGGACAGGGGAAAGAAAATCTCAATTGAGAGCCATCCACAATGAAATCTCTCCATTATGTCCTGGCAATTTTAGCCTGATGGGTCTTGGTTCCCTTAGGAGGTTCTGGAGATGATACAGCAAGAGGGAAAAACATAATGAGTTGGAAAATCCAAGGTCCAATTATTTATGAAGCAATACAAGAATCACTTTTCACTGCTTTAAGGCCAATCGTGAGCAAGGATCCAAGATGAACTTTGTAACCATCTCCCATTGCATACAACAGATCTTCACTATCACCCTGATAAAAGCAGAAGTTTAAAAATTGACCAAGGTTATGGAGGGGAAAAAGGTTTCTCCACAAAGCAAAATGTCATGAAGTTCATTTCAATACAATTAAGTGGAAGACCATTTCAAATTTCGTATATTGATTTTTGACTTGCTGTGAAAAAGAATGACAAGAGAGGGCATGCTAATTATTGCcataaaaataaactattttaatagatatataaataaaaagtttagagtagattttttccccctcttctctctcctccttagACATACATGATTTTGAATCTATAAAGAAAACTCAATAATCACCCAATAACTACACAATCAAATAATCACCTTGACATGTTTGGAGACAAACACAGAATGAAATGATACATCTGAATTATCTCTTTTTACAGTTGTTGATTTTACAGTACATTCAGATAAGGCTACGTGAAACAAAGTTGTCTTAGGAATAATAACATTACTAAAACACCCACATGAAAGCTAAGGGAAGAGTTATGAATATGTTGTGAATATGACTATGCATTCAGCAGTCAAGTATCATGAGGGCAACTGAACTTTTTCCATTATCAACTGACTTTTTCTCATGAATCCTTGCTCTTCCATAATCAATAATGAGGTCAGGTTGTATGCCTCTGGTTAACATCCACACAAATCCAGGATTTCTCCCTTTGGTTAAGATCCTTACAAATAAGCAACTCTTTAAGGTAGGTCAATGGCACTTAGACTGCATGGTTGAAAtctattacaggttgagtctctgtattcacaaggattccatttccagaacccccgcagatgccaaaaatgaaatacagggtccagccttgttatacacagattttttaaacacggatttgactcaacacgaatggcccctgcgaatgagaaggaatgtgcggagaaggggaaaaatgcacccctttaaaatcagtttaaaaaactgaacagtcctttaacaatagcctccttaattagagaaagagagagagagagagagagagggggggggcagctggctgaaaatccatcaatccttctctctccaggcgacccctcccttccccctgagcacatgaaagaaaggtgatcactttgcattggtgaagggagaacaactgattgatggactgtcttcttaatgactcttatcttacatcacaaaggtcagcaaggctgtttttaaatcacctgagcaaagaagctttgttttttaaattgatttgctgtagtgcgttttttgccttCCACAtgaatgcttggaacagaacccaccctaataatgaggctcaacctgtacatttaaaaaacaatgtccctttgctcaatgatttaaaaatagccttgcttttACCATTGTAATAGTAAGCAGCaagcagacaatcaatcaatcaaaaatgggtcaaaaatccatggatatttaggttatacctgtacaggGATTTACTGGTGCCTTAACACAAGGGACCCAGTGTCCCCCAAGGTTGCAGGCTCTTCCTGGTTATCTTAACAAATGTAAAAGTTTTGTTGAAGTGAAAAGGAAAAGCTTACTCAGACAGAAAGTTAATTAACCTGCCAGAGTGCACACAAAACTTTGGATTTGCGCGAGGGTATGCAATCCATCAGGCACTACAGCTGCTTCATACCCAATGAAATAAACAGAGGTTGATTAACAGCAATGCATGGTGGACTATTGCTGAATGGCTGCATGTGGATACCATACCAATTTCAATACAATTGTACATATGCAGTTGCAATCTACATCTTTCTGTAATCATAACCATGCATTAGCCGTTTTGTATGAGTGCAGAGTAAGAGCTTGTTTTTATTAGAAGGGGTTGTAACCTGGCACATTCTGGAAAGGAAAAAATCCTTTCCCGTTGAAAGCCAGGcaaaatttaattaaaaacagCTTTCCCACAACTAATTCAGACTATTCTGGTAGCTTCAAGATGACTGTATCCTTTCTGGTCCTAATTTTTCCCAGTCAATGGAGAACATTTTCAGGATAATTATCATACTGCCATACCACTAACAAATAGGTGAATTTTAGCACATAAGAGAAAGAAAAGGCTGTTCACTGCACCTGGTtacacatttccatgtgaataACTATACCTGGGTTCATatttatagaccaggggtgcccaaaccccggccctggggagcccccagtctccaatgagcctctggccctccggagattttttggagcccacactggcccgacgcaactgctctcagcatgaaggcaactgtttgacctctctcatgagctgtgggatgagggcttcctccactgcttgctgtttcacatctgtgatgcagtagaggcagcaaaggaaaggccagccttgctttgtgcaagaccttttataggccttgagctattgcaagaccttcattcattcatataagttcatctttaatatattcatttgtgtaaacttatgtaaatttattcaaatttgaaatgtaaattaattttttccccccagcccccgacacagtgtcagagagatgatgtggccctctagccaaaaactttggacacccctgttatagaccaACAATCCACCTAACACTGCATGCAGACTTTACCTGTATCAAAGGGAATGTGTGAATAACTGCATGCAGGCATAGACTAATGATAATCGTATCCAGGTACATTTTAGTACGTGAACAGTCCTAACCTGGTATTCTACAAACTTGTGTTCAGAGTTGGTAATATTATGAGTAAACCTAATTTGTAACAAGTGGTTTGTTAAGTAAGGTGGTCTGAATGCTGACTGCAACTTACACACCTGTCTGTTGTCACAAAACTCAGAACCAAATAAAATTACCACTGTATCAGAAGTAATCTTTCTAATGCAGTGGAATGTCTCAAAATTATGaatgctggaaaccactgactttTGTTTAGGAATGGCACCCTGAGCCTAAACAGAGTTACCAAGCATTAACTCCCACTGATTTTAAGAGAGTCTTTCCaggtaaatatgtttaggatgaAGCATGAGACATAGATTGAAAACTATCCACCAGCAAAGCACTTGAAGGAATGACCTTTTCTTCGATTAGGTTTCTTGgatttatttttcttctgtttgttttcTGCCTTGTTTTTGTTTAGTTTCTTCTTCTTGTCTTCCGCTTTGAACCACGGTCCCCAAACCCCTCCATTAAAATTGGGGTTACTCCTAGGGTCTTTAGCTGGATACCGAACAGGCACAGCAGTTTTATCAAATTCTGAAAGCCTGTGCAACAGCCGCTTTACTACATCTGGATACTTACTGGAAAGATCCACTCGCTCATACGGATCAGCAGTTATGTTGAACAGCCACACAGTTTTGCCGGCTGTCCACGATACCCGTTCATTGTGCCAACGACTAGGGCTGACGTTACTAAATGACTGAGGTGGGACCCAATCGCTGTATCCTGGATTCCCTGTCAGCAGCTTCCAGTGGTTCACTCGGATTGCTGACTGAATTGCTGTGTTCCATATTCCAAAGCCAGCTTCCCATGAGCCGTTTTTGGCTTTGGTGTAGATAGGGTCAATGTTGTGTAAAATGTCCACTCTTGGAGACCGTCTTCCTTCGCTTATGGTCTCCCACACATCGTAGCCATCCAGTTGGGTGTCCTCATCAATTTGTCCTTCTGCTAATGTGATCAAAGTAGGGTACCAGTCTGTTATATGTATAAGTTCCCTGCACACATACCCCTTGTTTTTGAGTAGAGGGCTATGAACAAAGCCAACCGCTCGGATCCCTCCTTCCCAATAAGTCCCCTTGCTTCCTCTGAGAGGCCAGTTATTTCCACCAGCTGTTGGCTGCCCTCCGTTGTCTGAAGAGTAAATGATAACACTGTTGTTATAATAACCATACCTCTTTAAGGCGAGGGTCACATTGTTGATAGCTTCATCCAAACATGCCAGCATAGCAGCATATCTGCGCCGGTTTATATTATTTATTGATCTGTAACGTTCATAATATTTGCCAGGTGCCTGCAGTGGTGAGTGGACAGCTTGGTATGCAATGTATAAAAATATTGGTTTCCTGGGATTGTGGGAAGCTAAGATTTGTTGCACTTTTTGTGTGTACATCTGTGTTGAGTACACACCATTGTCATGATCCCAAGCAGCATGCTCGTTCTCATATAAGTCATAGCCACACATTCGAGGGCTGTCACATTTGTAATGGGTGTAATAATCACCACTGCCCAAGAGAGAGCCAAAAAAGGTATCAAAGCCACGCTGCGTTGGCATACATTCTCTGCGGTAAAAGCCCAAGTGCCATTTGCCAACCATGTGGGTTGAGTAGCCAGCTTCCTTTAACTTCTGAGGTAGTGTCGCATTATCCAATGGTAAACAGTTAGGCTGGGTGGGTCTGATGACTGAATGCTGAAGACCTGTGTGGATCTGATATCTGAAAGACACAAGCAATGGCATCTTagacaaaagaggaaaaggaGGATTGAACATAAGCGATGCTTTGAATTGAAAGAAAGATTCTGAACTGCTGACCTGGAGGAAGTCGGGTGGAAATTCAGCCTATACAATCCAAATCAACTCTGGCCACTACACAGCAACTACATAGAGATCTACCACAAAAACCAAGGAAGTACTGCTTGCAGTAATATGGCAGGGCAAACCATATGATATGGTTTGACATTACAATATGACACTACTAACCCATGTTAAAGCTTCCAAGTCAGACTTACTTGCTGGTGTGAGAAACTGAGAGGTATCTTCTTGCTGTAGACAGACTATCTTTGCCTTCCTCTTTGTCACACCATACTTCAAACTACACAGGATCTGAGTCCAACAAAGTTGGTGAACCAGTGCACAGGTGATATAACCAGAACAACTGAATTTCAGAGAATGTCATGCCACTGCGACAATTCCTACATTCTATACAGACGCAACATTTGTAAAACAATACCATTTCTGAATTCATCTTCAGTGAAGATACTCAAGAGCTTCATGCAAAATATACGTTGGCCCACCTCATCCATAGGTTTGGggcccacagatttgacccaatgtGGATCAGGAAGGCCTCAATGCACCtcccggacatgactggaagagtcttctggtcGCGTCAGGATGGAGGTGTTctgtggtgtggggaggctgtgcatgatgtgccagagccttctgaaatgcacttctggtttagcagaaaAACAGAGTGAATCTCGGAAGGCTCCGACatgccttctgaggtgcagggaggctatGTGTTgcttccccatgcctcaaaacacctctgggtgtgaccagaaggcacttcctgtCCTGGCTGGAGGTCTTTTGATGGCTGTgacctgcagatttgcttatctgtgagttttggtgtctgcagggggtctgggaagAGATCTCGCAGataacaagggccaactgtattaCAAAAATGTTTTCCACTTGTTCAAAGACTAGACATTCCTACCTACTTGTTCTTCAAGTACAAGGAAAAATGGATCTAACATACACTCAATATGAAAAACATTGATttaccctttttctgctcaagTCTGCCCCATTTCAGTACGTAGTTTTTATCCTTTAATGAATTGTGCTGTTGTACATAACAAGACAGT
This genomic interval from Tiliqua scincoides isolate rTilSci1 chromosome 6, rTilSci1.hap2, whole genome shotgun sequence contains the following:
- the ARSJ gene encoding arylsulfatase J: MRAGGWLAGFSALSLLTLGYLAGDQLREGPREAEPSPPHLVFILADDQGFRDVGYHGSEIRTPTLDRLAAEGVKLENYYVQPMCTPSRSQFITGRYQIHTGLQHSVIRPTQPNCLPLDNATLPQKLKEAGYSTHMVGKWHLGFYRRECMPTQRGFDTFFGSLLGSGDYYTHYKCDSPRMCGYDLYENEHAAWDHDNGVYSTQMYTQKVQQILASHNPRKPIFLYIAYQAVHSPLQAPGKYYERYRSINNINRRRYAAMLACLDEAINNVTLALKRYGYYNNSVIIYSSDNGGQPTAGGNNWPLRGSKGTYWEGGIRAVGFVHSPLLKNKGYVCRELIHITDWYPTLITLAEGQIDEDTQLDGYDVWETISEGRRSPRVDILHNIDPIYTKAKNGSWEAGFGIWNTAIQSAIRVNHWKLLTGNPGYSDWVPPQSFSNVSPSRWHNERVSWTAGKTVWLFNITADPYERVDLSSKYPDVVKRLLHRLSEFDKTAVPVRYPAKDPRSNPNFNGGVWGPWFKAEDKKKKLNKNKAENKQKKNKSKKPNRRKGHSFKCFAGG